Proteins encoded by one window of Chryseobacterium sp. POL2:
- a CDS encoding phage integrase SAM-like domain-containing protein — MTFEFFLPSAGTVKNIQLRLTDQQQNKTFSFRTFLIISEEDWDTGKQRPKNIYLKKYKKLNTKLDMIKKELAEYVCKMRMEKKLLVQRAMSREIKDICSGKKNILPEQSLLHYMKWYIEVKQDLICHSTFKRYMVFFHLLERFEGYICKKLYIGEINSDFIKDFMVFGKEEEYSENTIYRTIHFVKTILNFAERKGIRTCVRELEIRRERQKKEVVTLTENEISTIQQTEVPKELQAAKDWLLISCYTGQRFSDFMKFDFQNLQYIGEKKCLPFIQQKTKKDILLPLHPNVLNKVKRNGNNFPRLMDIQHYNNEIKEIAKLANLNESVKARKRLGFRTKEVEAEKWEILSSHIGRRSFATNFYGKIPTPLLIEAIGHSTEQMFLRYINPVDKDRILSLSNYFDRMYEERVAV, encoded by the coding sequence ATGACATTTGAATTCTTTTTGCCTTCCGCAGGTACCGTAAAAAACATCCAACTCAGACTTACCGACCAACAACAGAATAAGACCTTTAGCTTCAGAACATTTTTAATAATCTCTGAAGAAGATTGGGACACGGGAAAACAACGCCCGAAAAACATTTACCTGAAAAAATACAAGAAACTGAATACCAAGTTGGATATGATAAAGAAAGAACTTGCAGAGTATGTCTGTAAAATGCGGATGGAAAAAAAATTGCTGGTTCAAAGGGCAATGTCACGTGAGATTAAAGATATTTGTTCGGGTAAAAAAAATATTCTTCCGGAACAGTCATTACTCCATTATATGAAGTGGTACATTGAAGTAAAGCAAGATCTTATTTGCCATTCTACGTTCAAACGCTATATGGTTTTTTTTCATCTTCTGGAGCGTTTTGAAGGCTATATTTGCAAGAAACTTTATATAGGAGAAATCAATTCAGATTTTATTAAAGATTTTATGGTTTTCGGTAAAGAGGAAGAGTACAGTGAGAATACGATTTACAGAACCATTCATTTCGTAAAAACAATTTTGAATTTTGCGGAAAGAAAAGGAATAAGAACCTGTGTTCGGGAACTGGAAATACGAAGGGAAAGACAGAAAAAAGAAGTTGTTACTTTAACGGAAAACGAAATCAGTACAATACAACAAACAGAAGTTCCTAAAGAATTACAGGCAGCAAAAGACTGGTTGCTTATCAGTTGTTATACCGGACAGCGTTTTTCAGATTTTATGAAGTTTGATTTTCAAAACTTACAATATATCGGTGAAAAAAAATGTTTGCCATTTATACAACAGAAAACTAAAAAAGATATTTTGTTACCATTGCATCCAAATGTATTAAATAAGGTTAAAAGAAATGGAAATAATTTTCCTAGACTGATGGATATTCAGCATTACAATAACGAAATAAAGGAAATTGCGAAACTCGCTAATCTGAACGAATCGGTGAAAGCAAGGAAACGTTTGGGATTTCGCACTAAGGAAGTTGAAGCAGAGAAATGGGAAATTTTATCAAGCCACATTGGCAGACGAAGTTTTGCCACGAATTTTTACGGTAAAATCCCAACCCCTCTTCTAATTGAAGCCATCGGGCATAGTACGGAACAGATGTTTCTGAGATATATCAATCCTGTGGATAAGGATAGGATTTTGTCTCTAAGTAATTATTTTGACAGGATGTATGAGGAAAGGGTGGCGGTTTAG
- a CDS encoding site-specific integrase, with protein sequence MATVKLILRTFQEDKNGECPLYIRVIKDRKAKFISTGYKFKPSQWDEEKQRVKKIYKSSARVNAFLAQKVADAEGQVADMERQTKSVSARKLKEAIKGKSSLNYFDYSYNRCEKIKSTVSLKTYVCYKGVLDKLKRFNQNRDLNFDDMTVTFLKDYVNYCSSKLGNSNTTIKHSLIIMGQFFKDAINEDLVYANLYNFNKISIKKEPSKRMYLNKKQIEDFKNLEVNQDSKAPVIKDMFLFSIYAGGLRLSDVLELKWSNINLDENRIIKTIKKTGRQHSFKFGQSALDVLTKYHSKTSEEDDFVFPMLDKETPYFTNRNFALAEMARCTSLSSLHLRNMEKAMKLPFRLSFHISRHTFATNALNNGMRIEHVSKLLDHSDIGITQIYAKVISEELDKAVEQYIN encoded by the coding sequence ATGGCAACGGTTAAATTAATACTTCGAACATTTCAGGAAGATAAAAACGGAGAATGTCCTTTGTATATCCGTGTTATAAAAGATCGTAAGGCAAAGTTTATATCTACTGGATACAAATTCAAACCTTCACAATGGGATGAAGAAAAGCAGCGTGTAAAAAAGATTTATAAAAGCTCTGCAAGGGTTAATGCTTTTCTTGCTCAGAAAGTGGCAGATGCTGAAGGTCAGGTTGCGGATATGGAAAGACAAACAAAAAGTGTTTCTGCAAGAAAACTAAAGGAAGCTATTAAAGGAAAATCATCGTTGAACTATTTTGATTATTCCTACAATCGTTGTGAGAAGATTAAGTCGACAGTTTCATTGAAAACCTATGTTTGTTACAAAGGCGTTTTGGATAAGTTGAAGCGATTCAATCAAAATAGAGATTTGAATTTTGATGATATGACGGTTACTTTTCTGAAAGATTATGTCAATTACTGTTCTTCCAAGTTGGGAAATAGCAATACAACGATAAAACATTCGCTTATCATTATGGGGCAGTTTTTTAAAGATGCAATCAATGAAGATTTAGTTTATGCTAATCTGTACAATTTTAATAAAATAAGCATTAAAAAAGAACCCAGTAAAAGAATGTATCTCAATAAAAAGCAAATTGAGGATTTTAAAAATTTAGAAGTCAATCAGGATTCAAAAGCTCCCGTTATAAAAGATATGTTTTTGTTCAGTATTTATGCAGGAGGTTTGAGGTTGAGTGATGTTTTGGAACTGAAATGGAGCAATATTAACCTCGATGAAAACAGAATTATAAAAACGATTAAGAAAACCGGAAGACAGCATAGTTTTAAATTTGGACAATCAGCCTTGGATGTTTTAACTAAATACCATTCAAAAACTTCGGAGGAAGATGATTTTGTTTTCCCGATGTTGGACAAAGAAACGCCTTATTTTACCAATAGAAATTTTGCTTTAGCAGAAATGGCGCGATGTACGTCATTATCAAGTTTGCATCTTAGAAATATGGAAAAGGCTATGAAATTGCCGTTCAGATTGTCCTTTCATATCAGCAGACATACATTTGCTACCAATGCTTTGAATAACGGAATGAGAATAGAACACGTTTCAAAATTATTAGACCATTCGGATATTGGGATTACTCAGATTTATGCCAAAGTGATTAGTGAAGAATTGGACAAAGCAGTGGAGCAGTACATCAATTAG
- a CDS encoding YhcG family protein produces the protein MDTQFLDILHLIQQSRNNAIKAVNVELINLYWNVGAYIKQKLSVSEWGDKTVEELAIYIQKNNPELKGFNRRGLYRMIQFYETYASHSIVSAVRTQLQNAENQNDIIVASSRTQFEPQDIKNTILVQLSWTHHRTIFSRCKTEEEREFYIRMSIKENYSVRELDRQISASLFERTMIGNEKLSPAAKEIHTDIANTFKDSYVFEFLNLPEPHNETDLQKGLIKQMKNFILELGRDFLFISEEYKVQVGNSDFYIDLLFYHRGLQCLVAFELKADKFKPEHLGQLNFYLEALDRNVKRENENPSIGILLCKDKDTEVVEFALSRSLSPTMVAEYQTQLPDKKLLQQKLHDLFERSKEIE, from the coding sequence ATGGACACACAATTTTTAGACATCCTGCATCTTATACAGCAATCCCGAAACAATGCGATAAAAGCCGTAAATGTGGAGCTGATAAACCTGTATTGGAATGTTGGAGCTTACATAAAGCAAAAACTTTCGGTTTCGGAATGGGGAGATAAAACAGTGGAAGAATTGGCGATTTATATTCAGAAAAACAATCCGGAACTGAAAGGCTTCAATCGTAGAGGTCTTTACAGGATGATTCAATTTTATGAAACTTACGCTTCTCACTCAATTGTGTCCGCAGTGAGGACACAATTACAAAATGCTGAAAACCAAAACGATATAATTGTCGCCTCATCGAGGACACAATTTGAACCGCAGGATATTAAAAACACTATTTTGGTACAGTTGAGTTGGACGCATCATCGCACCATATTTTCAAGATGCAAAACGGAAGAAGAAAGAGAGTTTTATATCCGAATGAGCATCAAAGAAAATTACAGCGTGAGAGAATTAGACCGTCAGATTTCCGCAAGTCTTTTTGAGCGTACAATGATTGGTAACGAAAAACTTTCTCCTGCAGCAAAAGAAATTCATACGGATATTGCAAATACATTCAAGGATAGCTATGTTTTTGAATTTCTAAATCTTCCGGAACCTCACAACGAAACAGATTTGCAGAAGGGACTAATCAAACAGATGAAAAATTTCATTCTTGAGTTGGGAAGGGATTTTCTTTTCATTAGTGAAGAATACAAGGTTCAGGTTGGTAATAGTGATTTTTATATTGATTTGCTTTTTTACCATCGTGGTTTACAGTGTTTAGTAGCTTTTGAGTTGAAAGCCGATAAATTTAAACCGGAACATTTAGGACAGCTTAATTTTTATTTAGAAGCTTTGGATCGCAATGTGAAAAGAGAAAATGAAAATCCAAGCATTGGTATTTTACTTTGCAAAGATAAAGATACCGAAGTGGTAGAATTTGCTTTGAGCAGAAGCCTTTCGCCTACAATGGTCGCAGAATATCAAACCCAATTGCCGGATAAAAAACTGCTTCAGCAGAAATTACACGATTTGTTTGAAAGGAGTAAAGAAATTGAATAA
- a CDS encoding YHS domain-containing protein, producing MKINILMILLSVSVMSCAQETPKVKQVKKMAPKKEIKGVKVVNSEDPICHMKTAEFLKDTAIYKSKTYGFCSDYCKKEFKKNPAKYVQK from the coding sequence ATGAAAATCAATATTCTTATGATACTGCTTTCAGTATCTGTCATGTCATGTGCTCAGGAAACTCCTAAAGTGAAACAAGTTAAGAAAATGGCACCTAAAAAAGAAATAAAAGGTGTAAAGGTCGTAAATTCTGAAGACCCAATTTGTCATATGAAAACCGCAGAATTTCTTAAAGACACTGCAATTTATAAAAGTAAAACTTACGGTTTTTGTAGCGATTATTGCAAAAAAGAATTTAAGAAAAATCCAGCAAAGTATGTCCAAAAATAA
- a CDS encoding SCO family protein has product MSKNKKRTNSSKNKIIIPVVVFALLFVAIGFGMSYFKKNLYTVMKVPDFELTDQNSKAISNKDMLGKVYLVEFFFSKCPTICPIMNQNMKYIQNEINSPDFGIISISIDPENDTSEVLKNHAKMVGATSPNWHFLTGDRNYIGNIADKFNIYVGDKEDEAESLNHSGMIALVDKEGNLRCRFDENNMPILYYSGLNYEDEKGKTPNLRGKYHPDREKLIEDIRKLLN; this is encoded by the coding sequence ATGTCCAAAAATAAAAAAAGAACAAACTCATCTAAAAACAAAATCATCATTCCCGTGGTTGTTTTCGCTTTACTTTTTGTAGCAATCGGATTCGGAATGTCTTATTTCAAAAAGAACTTGTACACAGTAATGAAAGTTCCAGATTTTGAATTGACAGATCAAAACAGCAAAGCAATTTCCAATAAAGACATGTTAGGAAAAGTGTATCTCGTAGAATTTTTTTTCAGTAAATGTCCAACTATTTGCCCCATAATGAACCAGAATATGAAATATATTCAAAATGAAATAAACAGTCCGGATTTTGGAATTATTTCCATCAGTATCGATCCTGAAAACGATACTTCGGAAGTCCTAAAAAATCATGCAAAAATGGTGGGCGCAACTTCCCCCAATTGGCATTTTTTGACAGGAGATAGAAATTATATTGGCAATATAGCGGATAAATTTAATATTTATGTTGGAGACAAAGAGGACGAAGCAGAAAGTCTCAATCACAGTGGAATGATTGCCTTGGTAGACAAAGAAGGAAATCTTCGTTGCCGTTTTGACGAAAATAATATGCCGATTCTCTATTATTCTGGACTTAATTACGAAGATGAAAAAGGAAAAACACCAAATCTACGAGGAAAATATCACCCTGATCGTGAAAAATTAATCGAAGACATCCGTAAACTTTTAAACTAA
- a CDS encoding MbnP family protein produces the protein MKIYKFLSLFFIAFALLIVSSCRNNDDEDIQDTTPGNLQIKFENGFNNLGNIVLNQTTQTSSNGQKHQFSTLKYIVSNITLIDESGNEFKYNYNNPDKGAFIVDQAEATGGVVYLNLNDIQKGNYKKVKFGLGVSPQAYLLGQNGQGVFWDKAKTAGMAWSWAAGYIFTKLEGKYGTSSPDTEFMNHAGNMGDTTANGTPDLYREITLDLPTTARVSKDITPSIHILADLNQYLSGQTALTLNTANNMAMGSSQHLVNVTDNLSKMFKVDHVHND, from the coding sequence ATGAAAATTTACAAATTTTTATCATTATTCTTTATTGCCTTTGCTTTATTAATCGTTTCATCTTGTAGAAACAACGATGATGAAGATATTCAAGACACAACTCCGGGAAACCTCCAAATTAAATTTGAAAATGGTTTCAACAACCTTGGGAATATTGTTTTGAATCAAACAACACAAACTTCTAGTAATGGACAAAAGCATCAGTTTTCCACTTTAAAATATATTGTCAGTAACATCACTCTGATTGATGAAAGCGGAAACGAATTCAAATACAATTATAATAATCCTGATAAAGGAGCTTTCATTGTAGATCAGGCAGAGGCAACAGGTGGAGTTGTTTATCTTAACCTTAACGATATTCAAAAAGGAAACTATAAAAAAGTTAAATTCGGTTTGGGTGTAAGTCCACAAGCTTACTTATTAGGACAAAACGGACAAGGCGTATTTTGGGATAAAGCTAAAACAGCAGGCATGGCCTGGTCCTGGGCAGCAGGATATATCTTCACCAAACTGGAAGGAAAATACGGAACATCTTCTCCTGACACCGAATTTATGAATCACGCAGGAAATATGGGCGATACCACTGCCAACGGAACACCAGATCTTTACAGGGAAATTACTTTGGATTTGCCAACAACAGCAAGAGTTTCAAAAGATATTACACCATCTATTCATATTTTGGCAGACCTTAATCAGTATTTAAGCGGACAAACTGCGTTAACGTTGAACACTGCTAATAATATGGCAATGGGAAGTAGTCAGCATTTGGTAAATGTAACGGATAATTTGTCTAAAATGTTTAAAGTAGATCACGTTCACAATGATTAA
- a CDS encoding cytochrome-c peroxidase — MIGFLQSCSDEYEGIPMDKDEAYNLEKPNGFPEIAFDITGNPVTVNGVALGKKLFYEGKLSRNNTISCGFCHIQENAFTHHGHPVSHGIDNRLGIRNAPPIQNMAFLKNYTWDGVSHNLDERSLVPITTDFEMDSSIPEVVSKLNADTNYKKMFKAAFGDETITGQRILKALSQFMVTMVSSDSKYDQMKKGIATFTNDETKGYQLFQNKCISCHSGELFTDQSYRNTGMYYNSQYDDRGRYRVTLDWDDNMKFRVPSLRNVEYTAPYMHDGRFYTLEAVLNFYTDGVENQPNLDPLLKQNGHIGIPMNAQEKQYIIAFLKTLSDKNFITNPKFAE; from the coding sequence ATGATTGGATTTCTTCAATCCTGCTCGGATGAATATGAAGGAATCCCGATGGATAAAGATGAAGCTTACAATCTAGAAAAACCAAATGGTTTTCCCGAAATAGCATTTGATATTACAGGAAATCCCGTTACTGTAAATGGTGTTGCTCTTGGAAAAAAACTGTTTTACGAAGGAAAATTATCGAGAAATAATACTATTTCGTGTGGATTTTGTCATATTCAGGAAAATGCTTTTACCCATCACGGGCATCCTGTAAGTCACGGAATTGATAATAGACTCGGAATACGAAATGCACCTCCGATTCAGAATATGGCTTTTCTTAAAAATTATACTTGGGATGGTGTAAGTCATAATCTGGACGAACGTTCATTAGTGCCTATCACAACTGATTTTGAAATGGACAGTTCTATACCCGAAGTAGTTTCAAAGCTAAATGCAGACACCAATTACAAAAAAATGTTTAAAGCGGCTTTTGGAGATGAAACAATCACAGGACAAAGAATATTAAAAGCTCTTTCACAATTTATGGTAACTATGGTTTCCTCAGATTCCAAGTACGATCAAATGAAAAAAGGAATAGCCACTTTTACCAATGATGAAACCAAAGGGTATCAGCTGTTTCAGAACAAATGCATCAGTTGTCATTCCGGAGAATTATTTACAGACCAAAGTTACCGAAATACCGGAATGTATTACAATTCGCAATATGATGACAGAGGAAGATACAGAGTTACATTGGATTGGGACGACAACATGAAATTTCGTGTGCCAAGTCTTAGAAATGTAGAATATACAGCACCTTATATGCACGACGGAAGATTTTACACATTAGAGGCTGTGCTCAATTTTTATACAGACGGTGTAGAAAACCAACCCAATCTCGACCCTTTATTAAAACAGAACGGACATATCGGAATCCCGATGAATGCTCAGGAGAAGCAATACATCATCGCTTTTCTGAAAACATTAAGTGACAAAAATTTTATTACAAACCCAAAATTTGCAGAATAA
- a CDS encoding transporter encodes MKKLILILFFISNISVFAIEKDSLYIPKPLLSGNYILLDDCDACGCAAGNGSSGFESLLNPQFIGIKYFNQHYKAKENLFVNGVTQNQYFNTLQLWGKIPVSKKLSIYGNIPFQFHEKRTLQGDIKINGIGDASLMGIYEILQSKDSYHQLSGGFGVKIPIGKFDEKGITGVNPSFQLGTGSWDYQLALSYKYQKNLFALMLNSDYTIKTENKKHYQFGNQWNYAVTGFQRLWRNENSIFSGKLGLQGEVYDWNKQFGELMPRTAGSALYGKLGFEFSYKKFSLGSELMLPAYTNLASGDIEAKSRFSVFVNFGL; translated from the coding sequence ATGAAGAAGCTTATTTTAATTTTATTTTTTATCTCAAATATTTCTGTTTTTGCCATAGAAAAAGACAGTTTATATATTCCAAAACCTCTATTATCCGGGAATTACATTTTATTAGACGATTGTGATGCTTGTGGTTGTGCAGCCGGAAATGGCTCATCTGGTTTCGAATCACTTTTGAATCCGCAATTTATCGGGATTAAATACTTTAACCAACACTACAAAGCCAAAGAAAATTTATTTGTAAATGGTGTTACCCAAAATCAATACTTCAATACTTTACAACTTTGGGGCAAAATTCCGGTATCAAAAAAATTAAGCATATACGGAAACATACCATTTCAATTTCATGAAAAAAGAACGCTCCAAGGAGATATTAAAATTAATGGAATTGGAGACGCAAGTCTAATGGGAATTTATGAAATTCTACAATCAAAAGACAGCTACCACCAATTAAGTGGAGGATTTGGTGTAAAAATTCCAATCGGAAAATTTGATGAAAAAGGAATTACAGGCGTTAATCCAAGTTTTCAATTGGGAACAGGAAGTTGGGATTATCAATTGGCTTTAAGTTATAAATATCAAAAAAACTTATTTGCATTAATGCTAAACTCCGACTATACCATTAAAACCGAAAACAAAAAACATTATCAATTCGGGAACCAATGGAATTATGCAGTAACAGGATTTCAAAGGCTTTGGAGAAACGAAAACAGTATTTTCTCTGGAAAATTAGGATTACAAGGCGAAGTCTATGACTGGAATAAACAATTTGGGGAGCTTATGCCGAGAACCGCCGGAAGCGCATTGTACGGAAAGTTGGGTTTTGAGTTTTCATATAAAAAATTCAGTTTGGGAAGTGAACTGATGCTACCTGCTTATACCAATTTAGCAAGTGGAGATATTGAAGCTAAATCCAGGTTCAGTGTTTTTGTAAATTTTGGATTGTAA
- a CDS encoding helix-turn-helix domain-containing protein has product MEAIILSKDQFDGLMFKVNEISEKLNSKNNPKQDVFLDNEEFLKMMKISRRTAQTWRDEGKISFSQVGNKIYYKLSDVEKTLQNYYNKSFAK; this is encoded by the coding sequence ATGGAAGCAATAATTTTATCCAAAGACCAATTCGATGGTCTGATGTTCAAAGTAAATGAAATTTCAGAAAAACTAAATTCAAAGAACAATCCGAAGCAGGATGTATTTTTGGATAATGAAGAATTTCTAAAGATGATGAAGATTTCCCGCAGAACCGCTCAAACGTGGAGAGACGAAGGAAAGATTTCATTTTCGCAGGTGGGTAATAAGATTTACTACAAATTGTCGGATGTAGAAAAGACCTTACAGAATTATTACAACAAATCTTTCGCAAAGTAA
- a CDS encoding VapE domain-containing protein, which yields MKTSLFKNFNEVVENKNIIEILNNIQSGVYRNQITYLRKSLADNKTEAAERAKKSLPAFTPSATFKGGRKMEFLQQYNQLVVLDIDKLSLEKLTDTKQKAKENEFVFSAFISPSGNGLKVFVKVNSELEQHKEAFIKLQNYFEKLLEIEIDKSGKDSTRLCFVSFDSELYLNENSAIFSIIEQPVDCHTERSRSVPEKYQSSTDNYTTIYEHCVRFTEKKESFVEGNRNNFVFQLANNLNRKGLPESMALGYLLADYGYNDKEVTEAVKSAYGNSEQHNIDTFKPRNSNGRNENKKTVTLSGVEVSKRVKEGDPDFEDEEEKPSFIDKLEMFLNNRYNFRYNTVLGKLEFKLLNSSKWKPMTDFSENSILREILKAKVKCNINSLRNLLHSDYCEMYDPFVEYFNNLPENTDETDWIEQLADTITTTKQDLWRLCFKKWFVAMVACVLDEKQVNQTVIVFSGKQGLGKTTWIEKLMPKTLKEYIFSGTINPSNKDTLIHLAECMLINLDELENLNRTEIGTLKEIITKTHIRMRKAYGHNNENMPRRASFAGSVNTAQFLNDTTGSRRFLCFEVEHIEYTHEIDINKVYVQALKLKNEGFRHWFNQEEIKEINQNNEQYQLRSPEEELLLTWFEPATRENANAYYNASQIAVRLSEVAKLNVTDGTVNKLGKALKKHQFQRFSRNHAYVYAVKEMSYEQVEAKNKDNGIPPIEPPTQQKIPFRFDN from the coding sequence ATGAAAACCTCATTATTCAAAAACTTCAACGAAGTTGTAGAAAACAAAAACATCATAGAAATTCTGAACAATATCCAATCTGGAGTTTACAGAAATCAAATCACGTATTTACGAAAATCTTTGGCAGACAATAAAACCGAAGCAGCAGAAAGAGCCAAGAAATCACTTCCGGCATTTACTCCAAGTGCTACATTCAAAGGAGGTCGGAAAATGGAATTTTTGCAACAATACAATCAATTGGTTGTTTTGGATATTGATAAATTGAGTTTGGAAAAACTAACTGATACGAAGCAAAAAGCAAAAGAGAACGAATTTGTATTTTCAGCATTTATAAGTCCTTCAGGAAATGGTTTGAAAGTATTTGTAAAAGTAAATTCAGAATTAGAACAACATAAAGAAGCATTCATAAAACTGCAGAACTATTTTGAAAAACTTTTAGAAATCGAAATAGACAAATCCGGAAAAGATAGTACAAGACTATGCTTTGTTTCCTTTGATTCCGAATTATACTTAAATGAAAATTCTGCAATATTTTCTATAATTGAACAACCTGTAGACTGTCACACTGAGCGAAGTCGAAGTGTCCCCGAAAAATACCAATCATCAACCGACAACTATACTACAATCTACGAACATTGTGTTCGATTTACTGAAAAAAAAGAATCATTCGTGGAAGGCAACCGTAATAATTTTGTTTTTCAGTTGGCAAATAATCTCAATAGAAAAGGGCTTCCGGAATCTATGGCTTTAGGTTATTTGTTAGCAGATTATGGATATAATGACAAAGAAGTTACGGAAGCGGTAAAAAGTGCTTATGGTAATTCCGAACAGCATAATATCGATACTTTCAAACCAAGAAATTCAAATGGAAGAAACGAGAATAAAAAGACTGTCACATTGAGCGGTGTCGAAGTGTCTAAAAGAGTAAAAGAAGGAGATCCCGATTTTGAGGACGAAGAAGAAAAACCAAGTTTTATCGATAAATTGGAAATGTTTCTCAATAATCGTTACAATTTCAGATACAATACCGTTTTAGGAAAATTAGAATTTAAACTTTTGAATTCCTCCAAATGGAAACCAATGACTGACTTTTCAGAAAATTCCATATTAAGAGAAATCCTGAAAGCCAAAGTAAAATGCAACATCAATTCCTTACGGAATCTCTTGCATTCCGATTATTGCGAAATGTATGATCCTTTTGTAGAATACTTCAACAATCTCCCTGAAAATACAGATGAAACCGATTGGATAGAACAATTGGCAGATACCATTACAACAACAAAACAGGATTTGTGGCGGTTATGTTTTAAGAAATGGTTTGTGGCTATGGTGGCTTGTGTATTGGACGAAAAACAGGTCAATCAAACGGTAATTGTCTTTTCAGGAAAGCAAGGATTAGGAAAAACAACATGGATAGAAAAGCTAATGCCGAAAACACTTAAAGAATACATTTTTTCAGGAACCATCAATCCGAGCAATAAAGATACTTTGATACACCTTGCAGAATGTATGCTCATAAATTTGGACGAATTAGAAAATCTGAACAGAACCGAAATTGGAACGCTTAAAGAAATCATTACGAAAACCCATATCAGAATGCGGAAAGCCTATGGACACAATAATGAAAATATGCCGAGAAGAGCCAGTTTTGCAGGAAGTGTAAACACTGCACAATTTCTGAATGATACCACAGGTTCACGCCGTTTTCTTTGCTTTGAAGTAGAACATATAGAATATACCCACGAAATTGATATTAATAAAGTTTATGTTCAGGCTTTAAAATTAAAAAATGAAGGTTTTCGCCATTGGTTCAATCAGGAGGAAATCAAAGAAATCAATCAGAACAATGAGCAATACCAATTACGAAGTCCTGAAGAAGAATTACTATTAACATGGTTTGAACCTGCAACAAGAGAAAATGCAAATGCCTATTACAATGCTTCGCAAATAGCAGTGAGGTTGTCCGAAGTTGCCAAACTAAATGTGACTGATGGAACGGTAAACAAATTAGGAAAAGCATTGAAGAAACATCAATTTCAAAGATTTTCACGAAACCATGCTTATGTGTATGCTGTAAAAGAAATGTCTTATGAACAAGTTGAAGCCAAAAATAAAGACAACGGAATTCCACCAATTGAACCACCAACACAACAAAAAATACCCTTCCGATTTGATAATTGA
- a CDS encoding CBASS cGAMP synthase, which translates to MADNHSTFLEFNDIIRLNSTKKKQLRTSRKSVRDDISKYFKDNREKHSVSFKGQGSFPMDTTILPINNEYDVDDGVYIFGKSEDRPSVQTAHDWIYDAVKNRTDQETLDKKSCIRVQYAAQYHIDLPIYYKTEKGHESEIDEEIPLLAHKTNGWIESDPYKFVKWFDEQANGKPQLKRIIRYLKAWADHRSEKNKSLKFPNGLIFTILACKHFSDNSRDDKSLLDTLKNIQSSIDDRFPFYGSYECYRPTIDTNEDLLNKFSAETVKNNFLDELKKIIESGNQAIEMESAKDSCSKWQKHLGDRFPCQNITEDSEKLAKSFSVQEIFRHDNKSA; encoded by the coding sequence ATGGCAGATAATCATTCTACATTTTTAGAATTTAATGATATTATTCGGTTAAATTCTACTAAAAAGAAACAGTTGAGAACTTCAAGAAAATCGGTTAGAGACGATATTTCTAAATACTTTAAAGATAATCGAGAAAAACATTCGGTTAGTTTCAAAGGACAAGGATCTTTTCCTATGGACACTACAATTTTACCTATAAATAATGAGTACGATGTTGATGATGGTGTTTACATCTTTGGTAAATCTGAAGATAGACCTTCTGTACAAACAGCTCATGACTGGATTTATGATGCTGTAAAAAATAGAACGGATCAAGAAACTTTAGATAAAAAATCATGTATTAGAGTTCAGTATGCAGCACAATACCATATTGATTTGCCTATTTACTATAAAACAGAGAAGGGACATGAATCTGAAATTGATGAAGAAATTCCTTTGCTCGCACACAAAACAAATGGATGGATTGAGAGTGATCCGTATAAGTTTGTAAAATGGTTTGATGAGCAGGCGAATGGTAAACCCCAACTAAAAAGAATAATAAGATATTTAAAAGCTTGGGCAGATCATCGTAGTGAAAAAAACAAAAGCTTGAAATTCCCAAATGGATTAATCTTCACAATATTAGCATGTAAACATTTTTCTGATAATTCGAGAGATGATAAATCACTATTGGATACATTAAAAAATATTCAATCAAGTATTGATGATCGTTTTCCATTCTATGGTTCTTACGAGTGTTATAGACCTACGATAGATACAAATGAAGATTTGTTAAATAAGTTTTCTGCAGAAACTGTAAAAAATAATTTCCTTGATGAGCTAAAAAAAATTATAGAATCTGGTAATCAAGCAATAGAAATGGAAAGTGCAAAAGATTCTTGTTCTAAATGGCAAAAACATTTAGGGGATAGATTTCCTTGTCAAAATATTACCGAAGATTCAGAAAAATTAGCAAAATCATTTTCAGTACAAGAAATTTTTAGACACGATAATAAATCAGCATAA